Below is a window of Paraburkholderia kururiensis DNA.
AGTCGATCAAGCCGTCGTTGAAGGCGTCCACGGCGCGCGGCTCGTCGGCCGTGCCGGTGAGCAGCACCTTCGCGCACGCCATGCCGGAAAGCGCGGAGAGCAACTCGATGCCGTCCATGCCCGGCATCTGGTAATCCACGACGATTGCCGCGATCTCTTCGAAGCGCGTCTTGTTATGCAGTGCGTCCTGACCGAACGCGTTGCCTCCTTTCTTTTCGAACTCGGAATAGGCCGCTCCCGAGAACCGCTCCTGCGGCGCTTCGTGCACACGCGAGGAGAGAAAGTCCAGTGCCGCCGCGGGATGCGTGAAAAAGCGGTTCAGGTGCCGGTCGGCGAAGATGCCCTGCAACGCGTGCAGGAAGTCGGCGCTGTCGTCCACGAAGACGACAGAGGTGGGATAGAACAGCGGTTGTCTGGTGAAGAAGTTCATGCATGCCCCGATTGACGTAAATGTCCGCTCGACGTGCCTGTGAGCGCATGCAGGACCGCACGCATTGCCCCCGCCGGACGGACGTCACGGGGCGCGCAAGCCGGCGATGGTCGTTTTAGTACGCCGTTGCCGCCCAATGACGGATAAACCGCTCCGATTATCCGGCGGCTCCGTCGCCCGGCGCAACTCCCCATTCGACAGGGGTGTGCGCCATGCCGCGCGCGACGCCGTGGCCGCGCCATTCACGCCGCGTTCAGAAATTTTGACAGAGCTTTCGGAAGCCAGAATGGGGCGTTCCTCCATATGGAAGGAGCGCGCGGCTGCCGCCTGCAGCCTTCGTTTCAGGAGTTTCCCCATGCTGGTTCGAGACACGATTCCCCCGGCCCTCACGCGCGGTATCGCGACGCTTTCGCCGGAAATGATGGAAGCCGGTCCCTGCAAGACCTTCCATCACGTCATCGACATTTACCTCAAGGACTCGAATGCCTTCCAGAACACCTACTTCGCACGCTATTTCGAGTGGCAAGGTGTGTGCCGCGAGCGCTGGTTCCACGAGTGCGTGCACAACAACCTGCTCGCCGCGGGCGGCGCCTTCGTCACCAAGCGCGCGCACCAGGAATACGTCGAGGAGACGTTCCCGTTTCAGCGGGTGGACTGCTACCTCAACACGTTCCAGGTACGGCAGTGCTCGGCGTATCTGCTGTTTCGCTTCTGCGTGGACGGGCGTCCCGTCTCGCTCGGCTATCAGCAGATTCTGTTCTCGGACACGAACAAGCGGATCCGGCGGTTTCCCGCCGGGATCATCGAACGCGTCAAGGAATATGAGCTGATCCTGCCGCCGCTCGCGAACTGAGGGCGCCGCCCGCTACGGCGTCAAGCATGGCGGCCTGAAAGCCCGAAGGTCCGAAGCCGGAAGGCGCAAAGGCATGAAGGCGGGAAGCTGTGGAGGCAATGACGGCATGAAGCTATGAAGCCGTCCTAGCCGGCATACCCCTGCCCCGTGCCCCAGCGCCGGGACCGCCCCGGCGGATCGTGCAGCGCGCGGTCCGCCGGGGAGCCCGGCTCCGGCAGGCGCAGCGTGAAGGTGGTGCGCTCGCCGGGCACCGATTCGCATTCGATCTCGCCGCCGAACACCTCGCAGACGCGCCGGCAAAACGCGAGCCCCATGCCGGCTCCGTTGCCGTGGCCCTTGGTGGAGAAGAACGGGTCGAAGATATGCGGCAGCACTTCAGGCGCGATGCCCGGCCCCGTGTCGCTGAAGCGCAGCACGCAATAGCCGCCCTCGCGCATGGCGCTGATCTCGATCGTCCCCCTGCCCGCCTGCTGAATGGCGTGCAAGGCGTTCTTGAGCAGATTGAAGATCACGAAAATGATCAGCGAATCCGAGCCGGAAAAGCGCAGCGACGGATCGATAGGCGTCACCACGACGCGCTCGCGGTCCGGGGCCGAAAACGGAAAGCGGTCGAGCGCCGCCTCGACGCACTCGCGAATGGCATGCGGCACGAAGCTGCGGCGGTCCAGCCGGTCGAGCGTGAACGATGCAAGCGACATCTCCACCACCGTGCTCGTGCTGTCCACCTGGCGTTGAATCGCCGAGGCCAGCGTGGGCAGCCGCTCAGACTGCCCCGGGTACAGTCCGTTCACGAGCAACTGGTGCTGCACGGCAAGCTGGTAGCCGCGCAGCAGTTCGGGCAACGCGGTGCCCAGTTCCTCGGCGTGCATGCCGATGGCCGCGAGCGGCGTGGCCACCTCGTGGGCAACGGTGGCCGCAATCAGATACGGCCGCATCAGCCCATGTCGCACGATGGTGACGGCCAGAATGCCGAGGCTCGCCGCGATGAACAGCACGCCCGGCGGATAGAACGGCCAGCCGTAGTTGACGGCGTAGTCCACGGCGGCAATCGAATAGAAAACCAGACTCACGAGGCTCAGATCGAGCAGCCGGCGCCGTGCGCGGGCGCGCGACTGGCTGCGCGCCGAGATCAGCAGCCATGCGCTGCGCATCGCGAGCAGCACCGTCTGCACGACGTGCACCGGATGCAGGCGCCCCGCGCGCGGGTAGTCGCCGAAGAAGAAGGTGCCGTAGCCCGAGATCACTTCGTCGGTGGCGAGCAGCAGGATGGCGAGCACGAACGAGACGCCATACGACGCGATGAGCACCGGCTGCTCCCCGCGCCGCGCCGCCACTTCCGTCACGAAGTGGTAGTACGTGGTGGGCAGGAACAGGATGAAGAAGTACCCGCATTTGACCAGCACGCCGGCCACTTCGGGGTTGGACGTCTGGAACAGGAACGCCCACGTGCCCTGCCAGGCGAACGTGGTGAGGCACATCAAGGCGAACGGCACCGAGAGGCGCGTCACGCCTTCGGTGAGCAGCACATAAAGCCCGAACCCCAGAAACAGAGCGGATACGAACGCAGGCAGGATGGAGTACATGTGTACCGTCGCGTTGTGCTTCTCGTGGGTGACGCAGTTTTGATGCCGGTACGCCCGCATGCCGGCGGCAGACGACATGGCCTGGGACATCGCCGCAAACGCAGTCGAAACACGACCGGCAAGCTCTGGCGCAGGCCATTGTAAGTGAGCCGCCCGCCCGTCGTCGCGCCTTTTTGTGGTGTTCGGCGGCCTTTTGTGCAGGGGCGGCATGCCGCTTGCTCGCCCAGCCCTATCATGAATCCGTCATTTCCTCCGCGGCGCGAGAACGCCCGCGTGCGGCCGCCCGAGGTGCCGGGCCTGCGCACGCTGACCTCGATGGTGGCGGGCGTCATCGCGATCTGCGCGCTCTACTTCGGGCGCGCCGTGCTCATGCCCATCACGCTCGCCGTGCTGTTGAGCTTCCTGCTCGCGCCCTTCGCCACCGCGCTCAAGCGGGTGGGCTTTCGCCACGTTCCTTCGGTGATCGCCGCGGTGCTCGTGGCGCTCTCGGTGATCGCCGCGACGGGCGTGCTGATCGGCGCGCAGGTGGCGCAGCTTGCCGGCGACCTGCCTCGCTATCAGGCCGCGTTCGAACACAAGGCGCAGGTGCTGCACGAGCAGACCATCGGCCGCGCCGACGCGTTGCTGCGCCGCGCCTCCGGCGCGCTCAACCACGTTGCGCCGTCGCGCGAGGAGGAAGCGAACCGCGAGCGCTCGGCCAGTCCGTCCGACCGGCCGCCCATGCCCGTGGAAGTCCACGAGCCCACGCCTTCGCCGCTCCAGTTGATGCAGCGCTTCGCCTCGCCGGTGGTGAGTCCGCTGGAAACGGCCGGCATCGTGGCCGTGGTGGCGATCTTCATTCTGTTGCAGCGGGAAGATCTGCGCGACCGGCTGATCCGCCTGTTCGGCGCGCGTGACCTGCATCGCACGACGACCGCCATGGACGAAGCCGCCCGGCGCCTCAGCCGCTACTTTCTGGCGCAGGTGGCCATCAACACGGGCGTGGGCGCGCTGGTGTGCATCGGACTCGCCATCATCGGCGTGCCCGGCGCGCTGCTGTTCGGCGTGGTGACGGCGCTCGCGCGCTTCCTGCCCTACGTGGGCGCCTGGATCGCCGGGCTGCTCGCGGTGCTGCTGGCCGCGGCCGTCGGCGCGGGATGGTGGATGGCCGTGTGGACGGCGATTCTCTTCGTGACGGTGGAACTCGCAGCCGGACAGTTCGTCGAGCCGGTGCTCTACGGCAACAGCACGGGACTCTCGCCGTTTGCGGTAATCGTCTCCGCGCTGTTCTGGAGCTGGATCTGGGGGCCCGTTGGACTCGTGCTCTCCACGCCGCTCACGCTGTGTCTCGTCACGCTGGGTCGACACGTGGAGCGCGTGGAGTTCCTCGACGTGCTGTTCGGCGACCATCCCGTGCTCACGCCCGGCGAAAATCTCTATCACCGCTTGCTGGCGGGCGACGCCGCCGACGCGCTCGTGCAGGGCGATACCGTGCTCGCGGGCCGGCCGCTGGAGGCCTGGTACGACGAGGTGCTGCTCGATTGCCTGCGGCTTGCGTACGACGACGTCGAGCGCGGCGTCGTGCCGCCCGAGCAGATCACGCGCGTGCGCCGCACGGCGTTCACGGTGATGGAAGGGCTGGCATCGCATGCGGACGGCGCCGAGGCCGCGGCCGGCGTGGCGGCCTCCGCCTCGACGTCGGCTGCTTCGTCGGAACGCGGCCAGGGGCGCCCCGAGCAACCGGGACAACAGGGCCGCTCAGCCAGTGCCGCGCCATCGACGTCGGCCCATGACGTCACGCGCATGCCGGTGCTCTGCGTTCGCGGACGCGGCGAGTACGACGGCATCGTCGCGGTCGCCACGGCGCAGTTGTTGAATCGCCGCGGCATCGAAGCCACGGTGACGGGCGCGGACCGCTTCTCCCGTACACGCGTGGACGAGGCGAAGCTGCCTCGCGACACCGTGATCTGCATCGCTACGCTGCACGCTCGCGAAGCGCCGCCCTGGCTGCGCAATCTCGTGCGGCGCGTGCAGCCGCGCGCGACGAAGCTGGTCCTCGGCATCGC
It encodes the following:
- a CDS encoding AI-2E family transporter; amino-acid sequence: MNPSFPPRRENARVRPPEVPGLRTLTSMVAGVIAICALYFGRAVLMPITLAVLLSFLLAPFATALKRVGFRHVPSVIAAVLVALSVIAATGVLIGAQVAQLAGDLPRYQAAFEHKAQVLHEQTIGRADALLRRASGALNHVAPSREEEANRERSASPSDRPPMPVEVHEPTPSPLQLMQRFASPVVSPLETAGIVAVVAIFILLQREDLRDRLIRLFGARDLHRTTTAMDEAARRLSRYFLAQVAINTGVGALVCIGLAIIGVPGALLFGVVTALARFLPYVGAWIAGLLAVLLAAAVGAGWWMAVWTAILFVTVELAAGQFVEPVLYGNSTGLSPFAVIVSALFWSWIWGPVGLVLSTPLTLCLVTLGRHVERVEFLDVLFGDHPVLTPGENLYHRLLAGDAADALVQGDTVLAGRPLEAWYDEVLLDCLRLAYDDVERGVVPPEQITRVRRTAFTVMEGLASHADGAEAAAGVAASASTSAASSERGQGRPEQPGQQGRSASAAPSTSAHDVTRMPVLCVRGRGEYDGIVAVATAQLLNRRGIEATVTGADRFSRTRVDEAKLPRDTVICIATLHAREAPPWLRNLVRRVQPRATKLVLGIALPNDTEGIPDVPDLAPPTRDGNTSNQDELPRASASFTALTEACVDAARVESGSLQPEYRARNDHTELTTKPDSNTTPVATHCASR
- a CDS encoding sensor histidine kinase; its protein translation is MYSILPAFVSALFLGFGLYVLLTEGVTRLSVPFALMCLTTFAWQGTWAFLFQTSNPEVAGVLVKCGYFFILFLPTTYYHFVTEVAARRGEQPVLIASYGVSFVLAILLLATDEVISGYGTFFFGDYPRAGRLHPVHVVQTVLLAMRSAWLLISARSQSRARARRRLLDLSLVSLVFYSIAAVDYAVNYGWPFYPPGVLFIAASLGILAVTIVRHGLMRPYLIAATVAHEVATPLAAIGMHAEELGTALPELLRGYQLAVQHQLLVNGLYPGQSERLPTLASAIQRQVDSTSTVVEMSLASFTLDRLDRRSFVPHAIRECVEAALDRFPFSAPDRERVVVTPIDPSLRFSGSDSLIIFVIFNLLKNALHAIQQAGRGTIEISAMREGGYCVLRFSDTGPGIAPEVLPHIFDPFFSTKGHGNGAGMGLAFCRRVCEVFGGEIECESVPGERTTFTLRLPEPGSPADRALHDPPGRSRRWGTGQGYAG
- a CDS encoding acyl-CoA thioesterase, which codes for MLVRDTIPPALTRGIATLSPEMMEAGPCKTFHHVIDIYLKDSNAFQNTYFARYFEWQGVCRERWFHECVHNNLLAAGGAFVTKRAHQEYVEETFPFQRVDCYLNTFQVRQCSAYLLFRFCVDGRPVSLGYQQILFSDTNKRIRRFPAGIIERVKEYELILPPLAN